The following are encoded together in the Skermanella mucosa genome:
- a CDS encoding branched-chain amino acid ABC transporter permease → MEELPFILEQVLNGVVVSAYYLLIALGLSLIFSLGGIVNLAHGAFYALGAYFAVEIERYLGFGGALVLSPILVAMVGIALERTMFRRFYRSDPILGLLLTFGLAMVIEQAIRIVWGAAPLPFRIPPFIQGQLFVGDMIFPYYRLAMLAVAALAVTGTWLLLNKTSFGRVVKAGVQNPDMVAVLGISLAPIMTAVVALGIGLAGLAGVLLAPISGVHPAMGAEIITAAFVVVVIGGLGSFWGVVVAALLVGVVRGLAIHFVPAAAEASIYLLMLLVLLLRPRGLFGERIMRFE, encoded by the coding sequence TTGGAAGAGCTACCCTTCATCCTGGAGCAGGTGCTCAACGGCGTCGTCGTCAGCGCCTACTACCTGCTCATCGCCCTCGGCCTGTCCCTGATCTTCAGCCTGGGCGGGATCGTCAACCTGGCGCACGGCGCCTTCTATGCGCTCGGCGCCTATTTCGCCGTGGAGATCGAACGCTATCTCGGGTTCGGCGGGGCGCTCGTGCTGTCCCCGATCCTGGTGGCCATGGTCGGCATCGCGCTGGAACGGACCATGTTCCGGCGGTTCTACCGCTCCGACCCGATCCTCGGGCTGCTGCTGACCTTCGGCCTCGCCATGGTGATCGAGCAGGCCATCCGCATCGTCTGGGGTGCCGCCCCCCTGCCCTTCCGCATTCCGCCCTTCATCCAGGGCCAGCTGTTCGTCGGCGACATGATCTTCCCCTATTACCGGCTGGCGATGCTGGCGGTGGCGGCCCTGGCCGTGACGGGAACCTGGCTGCTGCTGAACAAGACCTCGTTCGGCCGGGTGGTCAAGGCCGGCGTCCAGAACCCGGACATGGTCGCGGTCCTGGGGATCTCGCTGGCCCCGATCATGACCGCCGTGGTGGCGCTGGGGATCGGGCTGGCCGGGCTTGCCGGCGTGCTGCTCGCCCCGATCTCGGGCGTCCATCCCGCCATGGGCGCGGAGATCATCACCGCCGCCTTCGTCGTGGTCGTCATCGGCGGGCTGGGCAGCTTCTGGGGCGTGGTGGTCGCGGCCCTGCTGGTCGGCGTGGTGCGCGGGCTGGCGATCCATTTCGTCCCGGCCGCCGCCGAGGCATCGATCTACCTGCTGATGCTGCTGGTCCTTCTGCTCCGTCCGCGCGGCCTGTTCGGCGAGCGCATCATGCGATTTGAGTGA
- a CDS encoding ABC transporter substrate-binding protein, which translates to MFNEKNPGMMGLTRRSILKGSAGVAALATIGAPAIVRAQSDVIRVGHLTPRTGFLGPLGEYGVMGVTLAAEEINAAGGVLGRKIDLLAEDSVNPSTASTKADRMIGRDNVIAILGEISSASGLAISQVAGREKIPFIQTGCNSDELRGKSCNRYMFHIEGANTMYINAVGDSLKRENLVEGKTWFGLTADYAYGHDLLEVCRNYAKKNGADLAQNELVPTDSTDFSPFILKIRRARPDVVVSNLAGNQITNFIKQYKEYGLDYPLAGGGFDTAAAWGAGPAAFAGIWPAIWHHSLDTPSAKAFTAAFTKRWGKPPENQAWGDYLGMKILAQAIAETGSTDADGIVGHLESGAKFDVLKGREGYFRSWDHQLMNEMYSIRPKPADKQADQWDMLLLGDPVPGPGEDLESIATTRADSACNLG; encoded by the coding sequence ATGTTCAACGAGAAGAATCCCGGCATGATGGGCCTGACCCGCCGATCGATCCTGAAGGGCTCCGCAGGGGTGGCGGCGCTGGCGACCATCGGTGCGCCGGCCATCGTCCGGGCGCAGTCCGACGTCATCCGCGTCGGGCACCTGACCCCCCGCACCGGATTCCTCGGCCCGCTGGGGGAATACGGCGTCATGGGCGTCACCCTCGCCGCCGAAGAGATCAACGCGGCCGGCGGCGTGCTGGGCCGCAAGATCGATCTGCTGGCCGAGGACAGCGTCAACCCGTCCACCGCCTCGACCAAGGCGGACCGCATGATCGGCCGCGACAACGTGATCGCCATCCTGGGCGAGATCAGCTCGGCGTCCGGTCTCGCGATCTCCCAGGTGGCGGGGCGCGAGAAGATCCCGTTCATCCAGACCGGCTGCAACTCCGATGAGCTTCGCGGCAAGTCGTGCAATCGATACATGTTCCATATCGAGGGCGCGAACACGATGTACATCAACGCGGTCGGCGACAGCCTGAAGCGCGAGAACCTGGTGGAGGGCAAGACCTGGTTCGGCCTGACCGCCGACTACGCCTACGGCCACGATCTGCTGGAGGTGTGCCGGAACTATGCCAAGAAGAACGGCGCCGACCTCGCGCAGAACGAGCTGGTGCCGACCGACAGCACCGACTTCAGCCCCTTCATCCTGAAGATCCGCCGTGCCCGGCCCGACGTCGTCGTGTCCAACCTGGCGGGCAACCAGATCACCAACTTCATCAAGCAGTACAAGGAATACGGCCTGGACTACCCGCTCGCCGGCGGCGGGTTCGACACCGCCGCCGCCTGGGGCGCCGGGCCGGCGGCCTTCGCCGGGATCTGGCCGGCGATCTGGCACCATTCGCTCGACACGCCCAGCGCCAAGGCCTTCACCGCGGCCTTCACCAAGCGCTGGGGCAAGCCGCCGGAGAACCAGGCCTGGGGCGACTATCTCGGCATGAAGATCCTGGCGCAGGCGATCGCCGAGACCGGATCGACCGACGCCGACGGCATCGTCGGGCACCTTGAATCGGGGGCCAAGTTCGACGTGCTGAAGGGCCGGGAAGGCTATTTCCGCAGCTGGGACCACCAGCTGATGAACGAGATGTACTCGATCCGGCCGAAGCCCGCCGACAAGCAGGCGGACCAGTGGGACATGCTGCTTCTCGGCGACCCGGTCCCCGGCCCCGGCGAGGACCTGGAGAGCATCGCGACCACGCGGGCCGACAGCGCCTGCAACCTCGGGTAA
- a CDS encoding GntR family transcriptional regulator, with protein MVGATIDGLERIHRETVAGRVYRDLRNLIMAGQVSPGEGLTIRTLATTLGTSMMPVRDAIARLAAERALEVLPNRTVRVPLMSRSRFEELRTIRLMVEGHAVEAGVRRMTPDGLDRLREIHDAFKAEHDLSDPDAGALIRLNKDFHFHVYAAAGMPSLLQIIEGLWLQIGPVLNFDLRSRSRRMTERAALGYHEELVRAALRGDAAAARAALVGDITSAGDFILECGALLTEPFPNMDG; from the coding sequence ATGGTCGGTGCCACGATCGACGGGCTGGAGCGTATCCACCGCGAGACCGTAGCGGGGCGGGTCTACCGCGATCTGCGGAACCTGATCATGGCCGGCCAGGTGTCGCCCGGCGAGGGCCTGACCATCCGCACCCTGGCCACGACACTGGGAACCAGCATGATGCCGGTTCGCGACGCGATCGCCCGGCTGGCGGCGGAGCGCGCGCTGGAGGTGCTGCCCAACCGGACGGTGCGGGTGCCGCTTATGTCGCGCAGCCGGTTCGAGGAGCTGCGGACGATCCGGCTGATGGTCGAGGGGCACGCGGTGGAGGCGGGGGTGCGGCGCATGACCCCGGATGGGCTCGACCGGCTGCGCGAGATCCATGACGCGTTCAAGGCCGAGCACGACCTGTCCGACCCGGACGCCGGCGCCCTGATCCGGCTGAACAAGGATTTCCACTTCCACGTCTACGCGGCGGCCGGGATGCCGTCGCTGCTCCAGATCATCGAGGGGCTGTGGCTCCAGATCGGGCCGGTGCTGAATTTCGACCTGCGTTCCAGATCCCGGCGCATGACTGAACGGGCGGCCCTGGGCTACCACGAGGAGCTGGTCCGGGCGGCGCTGCGCGGCGACGCCGCCGCCGCGCGCGCGGCGCTGGTCGGCGACATCACCAGCGCCGGCGACTTCATCCTGGAATGCGGCGCCCTGCTGACGGAGCCTTTTCCGAACATGGACGGTTGA
- a CDS encoding serine hydrolase domain-containing protein yields MQKFSRRAVMLGAAALTAGCAAEGPSFLSNQASIAPADAGSTGIDSVGIDTAGIDRVLRQAVGPDRVAGLVAMAANDEGTFYEAAYGKRALDREVDMTADSVFWIASMTKPVTCTAAMQMVEQGRLDLDAPIGSVLPELASPRVLTGFSAAGRPQYRPARRPITLRHLLTHTAGFCYPTWNADLDRFMRETGHPPTSTGLKQSLYLPLMFDPGERWEYGINIDWAGQAVERVSGLRLGDYFQENIFSPLGMTSTGFKLTPSQRARLVKVHTRQPDGSLRPIDFEIKQDPEFEAGGGGLYSTAGDYMKFCRMFLHDGKSADGRQVLRPETVAAMGRNQMGDLNVTMLRTQDPARSVDAEFFPGMVKKWSTAFMLNTERAPTGRSPGSLAWAGLANTFFWIDPARRVTGVILMQMLPFVEPQAIGTFTQFETETYRALGTAQA; encoded by the coding sequence ATGCAGAAATTCAGCAGGCGCGCGGTCATGCTGGGGGCCGCGGCGCTGACTGCCGGGTGTGCCGCCGAGGGTCCGTCCTTCCTGTCGAACCAGGCGTCCATAGCCCCGGCCGATGCGGGCTCCACCGGCATCGACAGCGTCGGCATTGACACCGCGGGGATCGACCGCGTCCTGCGCCAGGCCGTCGGCCCCGACAGGGTGGCCGGCCTGGTCGCGATGGCCGCCAACGACGAAGGCACCTTCTACGAGGCGGCCTACGGCAAGCGCGCGCTCGACCGGGAGGTGGACATGACCGCCGACTCGGTGTTCTGGATCGCTTCCATGACCAAGCCGGTCACCTGCACCGCGGCGATGCAGATGGTGGAGCAGGGCAGGCTCGACCTCGACGCGCCGATCGGTTCAGTGCTGCCCGAACTGGCATCGCCGCGGGTTCTCACCGGGTTCTCCGCGGCGGGCCGTCCGCAGTACCGGCCGGCCCGCCGCCCGATCACGCTGCGCCACCTGCTGACCCACACCGCGGGCTTCTGCTATCCGACCTGGAACGCCGATCTCGACCGCTTCATGCGGGAGACCGGCCACCCGCCGACCTCGACGGGCCTCAAGCAGTCCCTCTACCTGCCGCTCATGTTCGATCCGGGCGAACGATGGGAATACGGGATCAACATCGACTGGGCCGGCCAAGCGGTCGAGCGGGTCAGCGGCCTCAGGCTCGGCGACTATTTCCAGGAGAACATCTTCTCGCCTCTCGGCATGACAAGCACGGGCTTCAAGCTGACGCCCAGCCAGCGCGCGCGCCTGGTCAAGGTCCATACCCGCCAGCCCGACGGATCGCTCCGGCCGATCGATTTCGAAATCAAGCAGGACCCGGAGTTCGAGGCGGGCGGCGGCGGGCTCTATTCCACCGCGGGCGACTACATGAAGTTCTGCCGGATGTTCCTGCACGATGGAAAGTCGGCGGACGGCCGGCAGGTCCTGCGTCCCGAGACAGTGGCCGCCATGGGCCGCAACCAGATGGGGGACCTGAACGTCACCATGTTGCGGACCCAGGACCCCGCCCGGTCGGTCGACGCGGAGTTCTTCCCCGGCATGGTCAAGAAATGGAGCACCGCCTTCATGCTCAACACCGAGCGGGCTCCCACGGGGCGGAGCCCCGGCAGCCTGGCCTGGGCGGGGCTGGCGAACACCTTCTTCTGGATCGACCCGGCGCGGCGGGTGACCGGCGTCATCCTGATGCAGATGCTGCCCTTCGTGGAGCCCCAGGCGATCGGGACTTTCACGCAGTTCGAGACGGAGACCTACCGGGCGCTCGGCACCGCCCAGGCCTGA
- a CDS encoding oxygenase MpaB family protein, translating into MIAEGAEPVSPEQFESRLARAAALAPDPLSGLFGPRSMRWRIDREAAVFLGAGRALLLQLAHPWVAAGVLEHSRTLDDPIGRFHRTFQAVYSIVFGTVDQALASSRALNRGHGRVEGAMPAAAGPFEAGSRYRANDVAALTWVFATLVDSAVVAHDLVLPPLREAELEAYYAESRRFAACFGIPDAALPPTWSGFHAYVGAMVASPVLTVMPAAGELADGLLRGAGAWWLFVPSTYRALTGDLLPDRLRDEFGLPDDPDLLRTARRQLDWMRRAYPRLPARLRFVGPYHEAVGRLSGRSRPDALTRAGNRLWIGRSALSRR; encoded by the coding sequence GTGATCGCCGAAGGTGCTGAGCCGGTTTCTCCGGAACAGTTCGAGAGCCGCCTCGCCCGTGCCGCGGCGCTGGCGCCCGATCCCCTGTCCGGCCTGTTCGGCCCCCGCTCGATGCGCTGGAGGATCGACCGCGAGGCGGCGGTCTTCCTCGGGGCGGGACGGGCCTTGCTGCTTCAGCTGGCCCATCCCTGGGTGGCGGCGGGCGTCCTGGAGCATTCGCGGACGCTCGACGATCCGATCGGGCGTTTCCACCGCACTTTCCAGGCGGTCTATTCCATCGTCTTCGGCACCGTGGACCAGGCGCTGGCGTCGTCCCGCGCGCTGAACCGGGGGCATGGCCGCGTCGAGGGGGCGATGCCGGCCGCGGCCGGCCCCTTCGAGGCGGGAAGCCGCTACCGGGCGAACGACGTCGCCGCGCTGACATGGGTTTTCGCGACGCTCGTCGATTCCGCCGTGGTCGCCCATGATCTGGTCCTGCCGCCCCTCCGCGAGGCCGAGCTCGAAGCCTATTATGCCGAAAGCCGCCGGTTCGCCGCCTGCTTCGGCATTCCGGACGCGGCGCTGCCGCCGACCTGGTCCGGCTTCCACGCCTATGTCGGCGCCATGGTCGCGTCACCGGTCCTCACGGTCATGCCGGCCGCCGGCGAGCTGGCCGACGGGCTTCTCCGCGGGGCGGGCGCCTGGTGGCTGTTCGTTCCCTCCACCTACCGGGCGCTCACCGGGGACCTGCTGCCGGACCGCCTCCGGGACGAATTCGGACTGCCGGACGACCCCGACCTGCTCCGGACCGCCCGGCGGCAGCTGGACTGGATGCGGCGGGCCTATCCCCGGCTCCCGGCCCGCCTGCGCTTCGTCGGGCCGTACCACGAGGCCGTGGGGCGCCTGTCGGGACGATCGCGCCCGGACGCCCTGACGCGCGCCGGCAACCGCCTGTGGATCGGCCGCAGTGCCCTGTCCCGCCGCTGA
- a CDS encoding Ig-like domain-containing protein, translated as MFAPKTRALLSLPVLATMAVVSLSGPALAQQVLLEPDQPAHLTGFGGKHADSTFPRYYSDRNGIALELCTQGNDLINACIYDPVIAGNTFSESIGFGAEAFWWAADSSMPFGTGTASLVLAVEAAFAAEDPIPGDEFAFGRVRMRIDVPEAGTYKVTYPFGEETFTVDAPGVKAINTTLDTGTFSPDGSGPLKSLIGAFLVWDTGAPPGYVGDGATPHKVTGSPGGFNKFRVEKVGGGPVAETDLFVISGKKWGGQVETPLGKRRVTYDGYRLEVLASSAPNATVTASYGAVTNPLVGDGRGFFYLSTPVTPMPKTVTIKATQPGNTENSLVADVSDIVNITEATYDPDVKTLTVAAKSSMSVTTEATGAAVLKVEPFGTIIPVDYRAEITGITVPPAHVKVTSSYKGSELKIVTISNISPPAPSAPGTTPAPQPTESVPVASLDSTNTPINTNVVVNVLANDTDADGLNPASIQISTPPTAAMGTIGLMDIAGIQVKPATGYTGTITFEYTVADTKGNRSAPAKVSIEVIAETINVAQAEYRSGDRSWRIRGTTNAVANNTITATLNGTALGSAAVDATGAFDIRVTNAAAPGAGAVMALKSSKGTTVSPVGYTTRR; from the coding sequence TTGTTTGCACCCAAGACGCGGGCGCTTCTCAGCCTGCCCGTACTCGCGACCATGGCAGTCGTATCGCTGTCGGGGCCGGCCCTTGCCCAACAGGTCCTGCTGGAACCCGACCAGCCCGCCCACCTGACCGGTTTCGGCGGCAAGCACGCCGATTCCACGTTCCCGCGATATTATTCGGACCGGAACGGGATCGCCCTGGAACTCTGCACGCAGGGCAACGACCTGATCAACGCCTGCATCTATGATCCGGTGATCGCGGGAAACACCTTCTCCGAGAGCATCGGGTTCGGTGCCGAGGCTTTCTGGTGGGCGGCCGACTCCTCGATGCCTTTCGGCACCGGCACGGCGTCCCTCGTTCTGGCCGTGGAAGCCGCCTTCGCCGCCGAGGATCCGATCCCGGGCGACGAGTTCGCCTTCGGCCGCGTCCGCATGCGCATCGACGTGCCGGAAGCCGGCACCTACAAGGTGACCTACCCGTTCGGCGAAGAGACCTTCACCGTCGACGCGCCGGGCGTCAAGGCGATCAACACGACGCTGGATACGGGGACCTTCTCCCCTGACGGCAGCGGTCCCCTGAAGAGCCTGATCGGTGCTTTCCTGGTCTGGGATACCGGCGCACCTCCGGGATATGTCGGAGACGGGGCGACACCCCACAAGGTCACCGGCTCGCCGGGCGGCTTCAACAAGTTCCGCGTCGAGAAGGTGGGTGGCGGCCCGGTCGCCGAAACCGACCTGTTCGTCATTTCCGGCAAGAAGTGGGGCGGACAGGTCGAGACGCCGCTCGGCAAGAGGCGCGTCACCTATGACGGCTACCGCCTGGAGGTCCTGGCCTCCTCGGCGCCCAACGCGACGGTGACGGCCAGCTACGGGGCGGTGACGAACCCTCTCGTCGGAGACGGCCGCGGCTTCTTCTACCTGTCGACGCCGGTCACGCCGATGCCGAAGACGGTCACCATCAAGGCGACCCAGCCCGGCAACACCGAGAACTCCCTGGTGGCCGATGTCAGCGACATCGTCAACATCACCGAGGCGACCTATGATCCCGACGTGAAAACCCTGACGGTGGCGGCGAAGTCCAGCATGTCGGTCACCACCGAGGCCACGGGCGCGGCTGTCCTGAAAGTGGAGCCGTTCGGCACCATCATCCCGGTCGACTACAGGGCGGAAATCACCGGCATCACGGTTCCGCCGGCCCACGTCAAGGTGACGTCCAGCTACAAGGGGTCGGAACTGAAGATCGTCACCATCTCGAACATCAGCCCGCCCGCACCCTCGGCACCCGGCACCACGCCGGCACCGCAGCCGACGGAAAGCGTCCCGGTCGCGAGCCTCGACTCAACGAACACCCCGATCAACACCAACGTCGTCGTCAACGTGCTGGCGAACGACACCGACGCGGACGGGCTGAACCCGGCCAGCATCCAGATATCGACCCCGCCGACCGCCGCCATGGGGACCATCGGCCTGATGGACATCGCGGGTATCCAGGTCAAGCCGGCAACCGGCTACACGGGTACGATCACTTTCGAATACACGGTGGCCGATACGAAGGGCAACCGTTCCGCGCCGGCGAAGGTGAGCATCGAAGTCATCGCCGAGACGATCAACGTCGCCCAGGCGGAATATCGCTCCGGTGACAGGAGTTGGCGTATCCGCGGCACTACCAACGCGGTCGCCAACAACACGATCACGGCCACCCTGAACGGCACGGCGCTGGGAAGCGCCGCGGTGGACGCGACGGGCGCCTTCGACATCCGGGTGACCAACGCCGCGGCCCCGGGGGCCGGCGCGGTCATGGCCCTGAAGAGCAGCAAGGGCACCACGGTCTCCCCGGTCGGCTATACGACCCGACGCTGA
- a CDS encoding SCO family protein, with product MNPSRRSLLWGAAAVAGAGLAGALGLGGGFADPAEAFDGSPDGVFPNVVLQGDDGRSYRFYDDLIRDRIVMVNLFFTGCGDVCPLSTQNLVQVQEKLADRVGRDIFMYSITLNPDLDSEAVLRDYKEIYGVGPGWLFLRGSRDDTELLRRQLGFVDPDPELDADLETHIGVVKIGNDAIGRWAACPAFSDPEEIIRVVGSVEPLTRRG from the coding sequence ATGAATCCGAGCAGAAGAAGCTTGCTGTGGGGCGCCGCCGCTGTGGCCGGCGCCGGACTCGCGGGGGCCCTGGGGCTGGGCGGCGGTTTCGCCGATCCGGCGGAGGCGTTCGACGGATCGCCCGACGGGGTGTTTCCCAACGTGGTGCTCCAGGGCGACGACGGACGGTCCTACCGGTTCTACGACGACCTGATCCGCGACAGGATCGTCATGGTCAACCTCTTCTTCACCGGTTGCGGCGACGTCTGCCCGCTCAGCACGCAGAACCTGGTCCAGGTCCAGGAGAAACTGGCGGACCGGGTCGGCCGCGACATCTTCATGTACTCCATCACCCTCAATCCCGATCTGGACAGCGAAGCCGTGCTCCGGGACTACAAGGAGATTTATGGCGTCGGGCCCGGCTGGCTGTTCCTGAGAGGGTCGCGGGACGATACCGAACTGCTCCGCCGGCAACTGGGGTTCGTCGATCCCGACCCGGAACTGGACGCCGACCTGGAAACCCATATCGGGGTCGTCAAGATCGGCAACGACGCGATCGGGCGCTGGGCCGCCTGCCCGGCCTTCTCCGATCCGGAAGAGATCATCCGCGTGGTCGGATCGGTCGAGCCGCTTACCCGCCGCGGTTGA
- a CDS encoding multicopper oxidase family protein, whose protein sequence is MISRDIEKSQEQARRNRIEIIDAKLTRRDMIRYGLLTAGGALVAKSGLSTRAAGASSPTSPPTPAFVQPLPTLKPLSGDRDPEHLGRLTAVCSDDPTEVRRVDHQLWSQARPQVLYDFEQQARDWTPHPRLPKQKIWSYADFKDGDGEAPHAMIHARYGEPVLVRNHNKLDPNHKGYGNPQVTTHLHNAHSASESDGNPIDYYAPGLYKTFHYPNMYAGGDPNEALGFLWFHDHCMDYTAQNVYRGLVGAYLLYDEIDSGNEEDLNPAALRLPSGEYDQPLVFGDKVFDPKTGIAYFDLFNLDGILGDRFLVNGKIQPFYEVKKRRYRFRILNSGPSRFYQFRFSNGMKFWQVSNDGNLLPMPVERDTISLAVAERVDIVVDFANVTDSVVYLVNVLEQTSGTGPTGKIFPVGQGIRILQFRIGEKVADPSRVLTRTTKLRDLPSIDLGQVVKERNWTFNRRNGAWVVNGEVFNRSIVNARCKRGSAEIWNITNASGGWAHPIHMHYEEFQILSRNGVAIKAGDVEKARKDVIWLHPNETVRIFVRFRDFLGKYPLHCHNVVHEDHAMMARYDIVDGNPS, encoded by the coding sequence ATGATTTCAAGAGATATCGAGAAATCGCAGGAGCAGGCCAGGCGCAATCGCATCGAAATCATCGACGCGAAGCTGACCAGGCGCGACATGATCAGGTACGGCCTCCTGACCGCCGGCGGCGCGCTGGTCGCCAAAAGCGGCCTCAGCACCCGCGCGGCGGGGGCTTCCTCCCCGACAAGTCCGCCGACGCCGGCGTTCGTCCAGCCCCTGCCGACACTGAAGCCCCTGTCGGGGGACCGCGACCCGGAGCATCTGGGCAGACTGACGGCAGTATGTTCGGACGACCCGACGGAGGTCCGGCGCGTCGATCATCAATTGTGGAGCCAAGCCAGGCCGCAGGTGCTCTACGATTTCGAACAGCAGGCCCGCGACTGGACGCCCCATCCCAGGCTCCCCAAGCAGAAGATCTGGAGCTATGCCGACTTCAAGGACGGCGACGGTGAAGCGCCGCACGCGATGATCCATGCCCGCTACGGCGAGCCCGTGCTGGTGCGCAACCACAACAAGCTGGACCCGAACCACAAGGGATACGGCAATCCCCAGGTCACGACCCACCTGCACAACGCCCACAGTGCGTCCGAGAGCGACGGCAACCCGATCGACTACTATGCTCCGGGCCTCTACAAGACCTTCCACTATCCCAACATGTACGCCGGGGGCGATCCCAACGAGGCGCTGGGCTTCCTGTGGTTCCACGACCACTGCATGGACTACACCGCCCAGAACGTCTACCGCGGCCTCGTCGGAGCCTATCTGCTGTACGACGAGATCGACAGCGGCAACGAGGAGGACCTCAACCCCGCCGCCCTGCGTCTGCCCAGCGGTGAGTACGACCAGCCGCTCGTGTTCGGCGACAAGGTGTTCGATCCCAAGACCGGCATAGCCTATTTCGACCTGTTCAATCTCGACGGGATCCTCGGCGACCGGTTCCTGGTGAACGGAAAGATCCAGCCGTTCTACGAGGTCAAGAAGCGGCGCTACCGTTTCCGGATCCTGAACTCCGGCCCGTCGCGCTTCTACCAGTTCCGGTTCAGCAACGGCATGAAGTTCTGGCAGGTCTCCAACGACGGCAATCTCCTGCCGATGCCGGTCGAGCGCGACACCATCAGCCTCGCCGTGGCCGAACGGGTCGATATCGTCGTCGATTTCGCCAACGTGACGGACAGCGTCGTCTATCTCGTCAATGTCCTGGAACAGACCAGCGGCACCGGCCCGACCGGCAAGATCTTTCCGGTCGGCCAGGGGATCAGGATCCTGCAGTTCCGGATCGGCGAAAAGGTCGCCGACCCCAGCCGGGTGCTGACCCGGACCACGAAGCTGCGCGACCTCCCCAGCATCGACCTCGGCCAAGTCGTCAAGGAGCGGAACTGGACCTTCAACCGCCGCAACGGCGCCTGGGTGGTCAACGGCGAAGTGTTCAACAGGAGCATCGTGAACGCCCGCTGCAAGCGCGGTTCCGCCGAGATCTGGAACATCACCAACGCCTCGGGCGGCTGGGCGCACCCCATCCACATGCATTACGAGGAGTTCCAGATCCTGTCGCGCAACGGGGTCGCGATCAAGGCCGGCGACGTCGAGAAGGCCCGGAAGGACGTGATCTGGCTCCACCCCAACGAGACCGTCAGGATCTTCGTCCGGTTCCGCGACTTCCTCGGCAAGTACCCGCTGCACTGCCACAACGTCGTCCACGAGGATCACGCCATGATGGCGCGGTACGACATCGTCGACGGCAATCCTTCCTGA
- a CDS encoding cyclase family protein, translated as MKTMKAAALLAGLGLALAAGQAVAQDAGMKKWTQGKGWGWVWGPEDEVGALNEMTDASRLAAMRLVTQGKTYDLGLPYDRHSYKWAGHSPGEIITFRSPVGVKDQKDLAFTTPEQGNTGGTAWHSNALFINDNVATQIDGLAHITHGDDNHWYNGFKEEDWSGNFGVRKADVLTIPPIVARGVMIDVAGYKNVDALPSNYEITVEDLQAALARQQVDVTPGTVVLVRTGTARYWGANGSDHDKISQHDTAGLGMKAAKWLVEQKGAIALGTDTSGLEVLPPRPEDSQAVGGSFNPVHVYLLVEQGVHILEFHNQEQLAADRVYEFAYVATTNAIRGTVAGTALRPIALR; from the coding sequence ATGAAAACCATGAAGGCCGCCGCTCTCCTGGCAGGTCTCGGCTTGGCTCTCGCGGCTGGTCAGGCCGTCGCCCAGGATGCCGGCATGAAGAAATGGACCCAGGGCAAAGGATGGGGCTGGGTCTGGGGGCCGGAGGACGAGGTCGGGGCCCTCAACGAGATGACCGACGCGTCGCGCCTCGCGGCGATGCGGCTGGTCACCCAGGGCAAGACCTACGATCTCGGCCTGCCCTATGACCGCCATTCCTACAAATGGGCGGGCCATAGCCCGGGGGAGATCATCACCTTCCGGTCCCCCGTCGGCGTCAAGGACCAGAAGGACCTGGCCTTCACCACGCCCGAGCAGGGCAACACGGGCGGCACCGCCTGGCACAGCAACGCCCTGTTCATCAATGACAACGTGGCGACCCAGATCGACGGCCTGGCCCATATCACCCACGGCGACGACAACCACTGGTACAACGGCTTCAAGGAGGAGGACTGGAGCGGGAATTTCGGCGTGCGCAAGGCCGACGTCCTGACCATCCCGCCGATCGTCGCCCGCGGCGTGATGATCGACGTGGCCGGCTACAAGAACGTCGATGCTCTGCCGTCCAACTACGAGATCACGGTCGAGGACCTGCAGGCTGCCCTTGCCCGCCAGCAGGTCGACGTGACGCCCGGAACCGTCGTCCTGGTCCGCACCGGAACGGCGCGCTACTGGGGAGCCAACGGCAGCGACCATGACAAGATCAGCCAGCACGATACCGCGGGACTGGGGATGAAGGCCGCGAAATGGCTGGTCGAGCAGAAAGGGGCGATAGCCCTCGGCACCGATACCTCGGGCCTGGAAGTTTTGCCGCCGCGGCCGGAGGATTCGCAGGCCGTCGGCGGCAGCTTCAATCCGGTGCATGTCTACCTGCTGGTCGAGCAGGGGGTCCATATCCTGGAGTTCCACAACCAGGAACAACTCGCGGCCGACCGGGTCTACGAGTTCGCCTACGTCGCCACGACCAACGCCATCCGGGGAACCGTGGCGGGAACGGCCCTGCGGCCGATCGCGCTCCGCTGA